The Perca fluviatilis chromosome 2, GENO_Pfluv_1.0, whole genome shotgun sequence genome includes a region encoding these proteins:
- the LOC120570695 gene encoding extracellular calcium-sensing receptor-like, translating to MLGGIFSFHSSWINRQDTYRHKPLPLQCTSLNFRSFQCAQAMLFAIEEINNSTVLLPGISLGYKIYDSCKSITRSVKVALALANGNEVLSALSAPCTRPAQVQAIMGETSSSPCMAIATVIGPFHIPMISPFATCACLSDKTKYPSFLRTIPSDYYQSRALAQLVWHFGWTWVGALRTNDDYGNNGMATFTETAQKLGICLEYSLSFFRTDPPDKIQKIIEIIKASTSMVIVAFLSLTDIDLLIQELSLHNMTGYQWVGTEAWIFDSQIAAMDINHILDGAVGLSIPKAHVRGMRKFMLDVKPLNSSSNEIFPKFWEKLFSCKFKQSTSLVGNQTECTGHEDLTGVQNSFTDMTLMPVLNNVYKGVYAVAHALHNILSCNKTCNKTVQLDPYTILQRLKKIKFNTKEGDEVYFNENGDPAAKYEIINWQPTEHGIVDFVTVGLYDASLPADKQLNLQNKSFIWAQNSQQVPLSVCSEKCPPGTRKVLQKGKPVCCYDCLRCAEGEISNMTDSITCVRCHPEFWSNERRDACVKKEAEFLSYEEIMGALLTAASLFGTCITAVVAFIFFRYRKTPIVRANNSELSFLLLFSLTLCFLCSLTFIGRPSEWSCMLRHTAFGITFVLCISCVLGKTIVVLMAFRATLPGSNVMKWFGPTQQKLSVLGFTLIQVIICIIWLTISPPFPFIHFKKFKDKIILECALGSAVGFWAVLGYIGILAMLCFILAFLARKLPDNFNEAKFITFSMLIFCAVWITFIPAYVSSPGKFSVAVEIFAILASSFGLLFCIFIPKCYIILLKPDKNTKKNMMGKETPKSF from the exons TTTAAATTTCAGAAGTTTCCAGTGTGCTCAGGCTATGCTCTTTGCCATAGAGGAGATAAATAACAGCACAGTTCTACTGCCTGGTATCTCTCTTGGCTATAAGATCTATGATTCCTGTAAATCCATTACCAGAAGTGTGAAGGTTGCACTCGCCTTGGCTAATGGTAATGAGGTATTATCTGCACTATCTGCCCCATGTACCAGACCTGCCCAAGTTCAGGCCATTATGGGAGAGACCTCTTCCTCTCCATGCATGGCTATAGCTACTGTCATTGGACCCTTTCATATCCCAATG aTCAGTCCCTTTGCTACTTGTGCTTGTCTGAGCGATAAAACCAAGTACCCATCCTTTCTCAGAACAATACCCAGTGATTACTACCAGAGCAGAGCTCTGGCCCAGTTGGTGTGGCACTTTGGTTGGACTTGGGTTGGAGCTCTTAGAACAAATGATGATTATGGCAACAATGGCATGGCCACTTTCACAGAAACCGCCCAGAAGCTGGGTATCTGTCTGGAGTACTCTTTATCTTTCTTTAGAACAGATCCACCAGACAAAATACAAAAGATAATTGAAATTATCAAGGCTTCTACTTCCATGGTCATTGTCGCTTTCCTCTCCCTCACGGATATTGATTTGCTAATTCAAGAGTTGTCTCTCCACAACATGACTGGGTACCAGTGGGTAGGCACTGAGGCCTGGATCTTTGATTCCCAAATTGCAGCTATGGATATTAATCACATTCTGGATGGTGCTGTAGGCCTGTCCATCCCCAAAGCACATGTCCGTGGAATGAGAAAGTTTATGTTGGATGTGAAGCCGCTCAATTCATCTAGTAATGAaatttttccaaagttttgggAGAAATTATTTAGCTGTAAGTTCAAACAGTCAACGTCTTTAGTAGGGAATCAGACAGAATGTACTGGCCATGAAGATCTGACTGGAGTGCAAAACAGCTTCACTGATATGACGCTCATGCCTGTCCTTAACAATGTCTATAAAGGAGTGTATGCTGTGGCCCACGCACTTCATAATATTCTCAGCTGTAACAAAACCTGTAACAAAACGGTGCAGCTAGATCCATATACG ATTTTACAGCgcctgaaaaaaattaaattcaaCACTAAGGAAGGAGATGAGGTTTACTTTAATGAGAATGGAGACCCAGCAGCAAAGTATGAAATTATAAACTGGCAGCCAACAGAACATGGCATTGTGGACTTTGTCACAGTTGGTCTTTATGATGCATCTTTACCTGCAGACAAACAGCTGAATCTGCAAAATAAGTCTTTTATTTGGGCACAGAACTCACAACAG GTGCCTTTGTCAGTTTGCAGTGAGAAATGTCCTCCAGGAACTCGCAAGGTTCTCCAGAAAGGAAAGCCTGTCTGCTGCTATGACTGTTTAAGATGTGCAGAGGGAGAAATAAGCAACATGACAG ATTCCATCACCTGTGTGCGATGCCACCCTGAGTTCTGGTCAAATGAGAGAAGAGATGCTtgtgtgaagaaggaggcagagTTTCTATCATATGAAGAGATTATGGGCGCGCTGCTCACTGCAGCATCCTTATTTGGAACATGCATCACTGCTGTTGTGGCATTCATTTTCTTCAGATACAGGAAAACTCCTATTGTCAGGGCCAACAACTCTGAGCTGAGCTTCCTGCTGCTCTTCTCCTTGActctgtgtttcctgtgttcTCTGACCTTCATAGGCCGGCCCTCTGAGTGGTCCTGCATGCTGCGACACACGGCATTCGGCATCACCTTTGTCCTCTGTATCTCTTGTGTTCTGGGGAAAACTATAGTGGTGTTAATGGCCTTCAGGGCCACACTTCCAGGTAGTAATGTCATGAAATGGTTTGGGCCTACACAGCAGAAACTCAGTGTTCTGGGTTTCACTCTTATACAAGTTATCATATGTATCATCTGGTTAACAATTTCTCCTCCTTTTCCATTCATACATTTTAAGAAATTCAAGGACAAAATCATCTTAGAGTGTGCTCTGGGCTCAGCTGTAGGTTTTTGGGCTGTACTTGGGTACATAGGAATCCTGGCCATGTTATGTTTCATTCTTGCTTTTCTAGCCCGGAAACTGCCTGATAATTTCAATGAAGCCAAATTCATCACCTTTAGCATGCTGATATTCTGCGCAGTATGGATCACTTTTATCCCAGCATATGTCAGCTCTCCTGGGAAGTTCAGTGTTGCTGTGGAGATATTTGCTATTCTTGCTTCCAGTTTTGGACTgctcttttgtatttttattccaaaatgttATATTATCTTACTGAAACCTGACAAGAACACAAAAAAGAATATGATGGGGAAGGAGACACCAAAATCATTTTGA